A single region of the Corallococcus caeni genome encodes:
- a CDS encoding winged helix-turn-helix domain-containing protein: MRTPSAPGLGPPAVFVGRAQEVRRLGDMLRRVHTGVVYGLPGAGKSALVAAVAAKHRGPVVHRRVRPGDTLDTVVDDVRRLLSDAPVAQALSDASRLEALAGELEARRALCVLDDLHVLGPSERAALVEDLGGRLRQGTLLATSRESVPRHAASPDRVELRLEGLSEEAARQLWRELDALYGERDGFDAAWGRSRGLPFLLRRAHAGDTGGDEPVRAALAALPGDERRLAAMLALSQLPLTASTLEQVLAGTLVGDALLKLGAKLLVETDSRGRYGVHDLVREAMVSLLSPDEARAAHEALLEALEKEPLPAVVRVRGVCRHLQALGQHEARAAFIVARAEPLVRHGAADELLGLLDSLPAALRTPQVRLAHARARVRLLDLRRAYPELLALRASLEAAAGAPAPESNEALREGVGAVLVRVALFALEPEACERTLEAMPVPSSAEVFLQQLLAWTALRFFQGRLDESLAMLDNAAAATGDRRVLGWCAYARALMLWIEGRDSELAEPLAQCVSLLEDAPLDSRGPLVAAMSAGILSRLGRFTEADAALASARERLGQLGAPRLALELDCIAAWVRGERGQRRAALAALRDTEARAEKAGYLFVRLLCRVGAGRMLLELGRRAEGRAQLDAVEEEVRSRGVVGLMRAARVARTLDVPGPEAPPIPVEPREVRPGIAARQRALAALAAARSADAPRVTALLTALEPLGRGEDFALERTLAHLARATLHRHAGRTREAEEALAEATRTATEGELDPELTAELTRPLASAPEALRPQPAPAPEQVVLDARRHELRAPGKTVSLERRALPRRLLYALARQPGRTLAKEDCVRAMWNADYDPRLHDNALRVHVSHVRDMLEGTGARVVFEDPGYRLEVPPGFSFVTEQTPETPSQ; encoded by the coding sequence ATGCGCACGCCATCCGCTCCGGGGCTGGGACCGCCCGCTGTCTTCGTGGGCCGCGCCCAGGAGGTGCGGCGGCTGGGGGACATGCTGAGGCGCGTGCACACGGGCGTCGTCTACGGGCTGCCCGGGGCGGGCAAGTCCGCGCTGGTTGCGGCGGTGGCCGCGAAGCACCGGGGCCCCGTCGTGCACCGGCGTGTGCGGCCCGGGGACACGCTGGACACGGTGGTGGACGACGTGCGCCGGCTGCTGAGTGACGCGCCCGTGGCCCAGGCCCTGTCGGACGCGTCGCGGCTGGAGGCGCTGGCCGGTGAGCTGGAGGCGCGCCGCGCCCTGTGCGTGCTGGACGACCTGCACGTGCTCGGGCCGTCGGAGCGCGCGGCGCTGGTGGAGGACCTGGGAGGGCGGCTGCGGCAGGGCACGCTGCTGGCGACCTCGCGTGAGTCCGTGCCCCGGCACGCGGCGAGCCCGGACCGGGTGGAGCTGCGGCTGGAGGGGCTTTCGGAGGAGGCCGCGCGCCAGCTGTGGCGGGAGCTGGACGCGCTCTACGGCGAGCGCGACGGCTTCGACGCGGCGTGGGGCCGCTCCCGGGGCCTGCCCTTCCTCCTGCGCCGGGCCCACGCGGGAGACACCGGCGGAGACGAACCGGTGCGCGCGGCGCTGGCGGCGCTGCCCGGGGACGAACGGCGGCTGGCCGCGATGCTCGCCCTGAGCCAGCTGCCGCTCACCGCGAGCACGCTGGAGCAGGTGCTGGCTGGCACCCTGGTTGGCGACGCGCTGCTCAAGCTCGGCGCGAAGCTGCTGGTGGAGACGGACTCGCGGGGCCGCTACGGCGTCCACGACCTCGTGCGCGAGGCGATGGTGTCCCTGCTGTCCCCGGACGAAGCGCGCGCCGCGCACGAAGCGCTGCTGGAGGCCCTGGAGAAGGAACCCCTGCCCGCCGTGGTCCGGGTGCGCGGCGTGTGCCGCCACCTCCAGGCGCTCGGCCAGCACGAGGCGCGCGCGGCCTTCATCGTCGCGCGGGCGGAGCCGCTGGTGCGCCACGGGGCCGCGGACGAGCTCCTGGGCCTGCTGGACTCGCTGCCCGCCGCGCTGCGCACGCCCCAGGTGCGGCTGGCCCACGCGCGCGCGCGGGTGCGGCTGCTCGACCTGCGCCGCGCCTACCCGGAGCTGCTGGCCCTGCGCGCCTCGCTGGAGGCCGCCGCCGGAGCACCGGCGCCGGAGTCCAACGAAGCCCTGCGCGAGGGCGTGGGCGCCGTGCTGGTGCGGGTGGCCCTCTTCGCGCTGGAGCCGGAGGCCTGCGAGCGCACGCTGGAGGCCATGCCGGTGCCCAGCAGCGCGGAGGTCTTCCTCCAGCAGCTGCTGGCCTGGACCGCGCTGCGCTTCTTCCAGGGGCGGCTGGACGAGTCCCTGGCCATGCTGGACAACGCCGCCGCCGCGACCGGGGACCGGCGCGTGCTGGGGTGGTGCGCGTATGCCCGCGCGCTGATGCTCTGGATTGAAGGCCGCGACAGCGAGCTGGCGGAGCCCCTGGCCCAGTGCGTGTCATTGCTGGAGGACGCGCCGCTCGACTCGCGAGGCCCGCTGGTGGCGGCCATGTCCGCGGGCATCCTCAGCCGGCTGGGGCGCTTCACGGAGGCCGACGCCGCGCTCGCGAGCGCCCGGGAGCGGCTGGGCCAGCTGGGCGCGCCCCGCCTGGCGCTGGAGCTGGACTGCATCGCGGCGTGGGTGCGCGGAGAGCGGGGCCAGCGCAGGGCGGCGCTCGCGGCGCTGAGGGACACGGAGGCCCGGGCGGAGAAGGCGGGCTACCTCTTCGTCCGGCTGCTCTGCCGCGTGGGCGCGGGCCGCATGCTGCTGGAGCTGGGCCGTCGCGCGGAGGGCCGGGCCCAGCTGGACGCGGTGGAGGAGGAGGTCCGCTCACGCGGCGTGGTGGGGCTGATGCGGGCCGCGCGGGTGGCGCGCACGCTGGACGTGCCGGGCCCTGAAGCGCCTCCCATCCCCGTGGAGCCCCGCGAGGTGCGCCCCGGCATCGCCGCCCGTCAGCGCGCCCTGGCCGCCCTGGCCGCCGCCCGGAGCGCGGATGCCCCGCGCGTCACGGCGCTGCTCACCGCGCTGGAGCCCCTGGGCCGCGGCGAGGACTTCGCGCTGGAGCGCACGCTGGCGCACCTGGCCCGCGCCACGCTCCACCGGCACGCCGGCCGGACGCGCGAGGCGGAGGAGGCCCTGGCGGAGGCCACGCGCACGGCCACGGAGGGGGAGCTGGACCCGGAGCTGACGGCGGAGCTGACCCGGCCCCTCGCCTCCGCGCCGGAGGCCCTACGCCCCCAGCCAGCGCCCGCGCCGGAGCAGGTGGTGCTGGACGCCCGCCGTCACGAACTGCGAGCCCCGGGGAAGACCGTCTCCCTGGAGCGCCGCGCCCTGCCGCGGAGGCTGCTCTATGCCCTGGCCCGCCAGCCGGGGCGCACCCTGGCGAAGGAGGACTGCGTGCGCGCCATGTGGAACGCGGACTACGACCCGCGCCTGCATGACAACGCGCTGCGCGTCCACGTGAGCCACGTGCGCGACATGCT
- a CDS encoding histidine phosphatase family protein: MTTEFILLRHGETEWNAQGRLQGHLNSSLSREGLRQADALAARLATLPFQALYSSDLDRAAQTAARIAARTGHDVQQDARLRERGLGILEGLTRAEAGQRHPDVFSAYAEGHADYVVPEGESASQRLRLALHCLEDLGARHAEARVVVVTHGGVLSALLRHCLGIPPAAPRAFAVLNAGWNQFDLHAGGLRLVTWGDVSHLRALSLDDT; encoded by the coding sequence ATGACGACCGAATTCATCCTGCTCCGGCACGGGGAGACGGAGTGGAACGCCCAGGGGCGCCTGCAGGGGCACCTGAACAGCTCGCTGAGCCGCGAAGGGCTGCGGCAGGCGGACGCGCTCGCGGCACGCCTGGCCACCCTCCCCTTCCAGGCCCTCTACAGCAGCGACCTGGACCGCGCGGCGCAGACGGCGGCCCGCATCGCGGCCAGGACGGGCCACGACGTCCAGCAGGACGCGCGGCTGCGGGAGCGCGGGCTGGGCATCCTCGAAGGGCTGACGCGCGCGGAGGCCGGCCAGCGCCACCCGGACGTCTTCTCCGCGTACGCGGAGGGCCACGCGGACTACGTCGTGCCCGAAGGTGAGAGCGCGTCGCAGCGCCTGCGGCTGGCGCTGCACTGCCTGGAGGACCTGGGCGCGCGCCACGCGGAGGCCCGCGTCGTGGTGGTCACCCACGGGGGCGTGCTCAGCGCCCTGCTGCGCCACTGCCTGGGCATCCCGCCCGCGGCGCCGCGCGCCTTCGCCGTCCTCAACGCGGGCTGGAACCAGTTCGACCTCCACGCGGGGGGCTTGCGGTTGGTGACCTGGGGGGACGTCAGCCACCTGCGCGCGCTCAGCCTGGACGACACCTGA
- a CDS encoding nucleoside-diphosphate sugar epimerase/dehydratase yields MKHGQKVDALVMDVESQEASGEAPRRAHRFGWLRMLGVDAVLIACSLRFATVLHFADGMPAACRQALPLAMALLVAVRLVTLVWLGLHRWSFHRSGIHEAVRLELASLAATIVFELLRTIFFAEVLPGQVVALEFFVTTTLLGFHRFAPRMARQWYMDQQRARAQGSQRTLIVGAGSAGDLLLRDLLRDRTSPWHVIGLVDDDPGKQGTFLNGKPVLGVLDALPELMRKHRVTQVLIAIPRLSPERTRHLLSLCRHQSVSFKIIPASFAYLDQKITAAMLHDLSPEHLLPRDAIAFDHEEVHRLVTGRRILVTGGAGSIGSEIVRQVAGHSPASLVVVDINENELYLLVRQLQSRYPNVPVHSVVADIRDLDRMMRIGVEFAPQYVFHAAAHKHVPLMEDSPEEAIKNNVFGTQNVARMADACGAERFILISTDKAVKPSSVMGASKRLAEMVIRDIATTSRTTFCAVRFGNVLGSAGSVVPLFKQQIQAGGPVTVTHPDCTRYFMIIPEAVGLVVLAGLGGYGELCILDMGEPVRIAELAANMITMTGLVPDKDIPIVYTGLRPGEKLEEVLMSEEEELTQQVRNRIKVARSPAPPADFQLQLKRLDRAARAGDVHDVKRALQDLLPAYTPSKMPGPVAKVLPAFPAVKASTAEQNVSA; encoded by the coding sequence ATGAAACACGGTCAGAAGGTGGATGCGCTGGTCATGGACGTGGAGTCCCAGGAGGCCTCGGGGGAGGCTCCGCGAAGGGCTCACCGCTTCGGCTGGCTGCGGATGCTGGGCGTGGACGCGGTCCTCATCGCCTGCTCGCTGCGCTTCGCCACGGTGCTGCACTTCGCTGACGGGATGCCTGCCGCGTGCAGACAGGCGCTGCCCCTCGCGATGGCGCTCCTGGTGGCGGTGCGCCTGGTGACGCTGGTGTGGCTGGGGCTGCACCGCTGGTCGTTCCACCGCTCCGGCATCCACGAGGCCGTCCGGCTGGAGCTGGCCAGCCTCGCGGCCACCATCGTCTTCGAGCTCTTGCGCACCATCTTCTTCGCGGAGGTGCTGCCGGGGCAGGTGGTGGCGCTGGAGTTCTTCGTCACCACCACGCTCCTGGGCTTCCACCGCTTCGCCCCGCGCATGGCGCGGCAGTGGTACATGGACCAGCAGCGCGCGCGGGCGCAGGGCTCCCAGCGCACCCTCATCGTGGGCGCGGGCAGCGCCGGGGACCTGCTCCTGCGCGACCTGCTGCGCGACCGGACCAGCCCGTGGCACGTCATTGGCCTCGTGGATGACGACCCGGGCAAGCAGGGCACCTTCCTCAACGGCAAGCCGGTGCTCGGCGTCCTGGACGCGCTGCCGGAGCTGATGAGGAAGCACCGGGTGACGCAGGTGCTCATCGCCATCCCCCGGCTGTCCCCGGAGCGCACGCGGCACCTCTTGAGCCTGTGCCGGCACCAGAGCGTCAGCTTCAAGATCATCCCGGCCTCGTTCGCCTACCTGGACCAGAAGATCACCGCCGCCATGCTGCACGACCTGTCCCCGGAGCACCTGCTGCCCCGCGACGCCATCGCCTTCGACCACGAGGAGGTGCACCGGCTGGTGACGGGCCGCCGCATCCTCGTCACCGGCGGCGCGGGCTCCATCGGCAGTGAAATCGTCCGGCAGGTCGCGGGGCACTCGCCCGCGTCGCTGGTGGTGGTGGACATCAACGAGAACGAGCTCTACCTGCTGGTGCGCCAGCTGCAGTCGCGCTACCCGAACGTGCCGGTGCACTCCGTGGTGGCGGACATCCGCGACCTGGACCGGATGATGCGCATTGGCGTGGAGTTCGCGCCGCAGTACGTCTTCCACGCGGCCGCGCACAAGCACGTGCCCCTGATGGAGGACTCGCCCGAGGAGGCCATCAAGAACAACGTCTTCGGCACGCAGAACGTGGCGCGCATGGCGGACGCCTGCGGGGCGGAGCGCTTCATCCTCATCTCCACGGACAAGGCCGTGAAGCCCTCGTCGGTGATGGGCGCCTCCAAGCGGCTGGCGGAGATGGTCATCCGCGACATCGCCACGACGTCGCGCACCACGTTCTGCGCCGTGCGCTTCGGCAACGTGCTGGGGTCCGCGGGCAGCGTGGTGCCCCTCTTCAAGCAGCAGATTCAAGCGGGCGGCCCCGTCACCGTCACGCACCCGGACTGCACCCGCTACTTCATGATCATCCCGGAGGCGGTGGGCCTGGTGGTGCTGGCCGGCCTGGGCGGCTACGGCGAGCTGTGCATCCTGGACATGGGCGAGCCGGTCCGCATCGCGGAGCTGGCCGCGAACATGATCACCATGACGGGCCTGGTGCCGGACAAGGACATCCCCATCGTCTACACGGGGCTGCGCCCGGGGGAGAAGCTGGAGGAGGTGCTCATGTCGGAGGAGGAGGAGCTCACCCAGCAGGTGCGCAACCGCATCAAGGTGGCCCGGAGCCCCGCGCCGCCCGCGGACTTCCAGCTCCAGCTCAAGCGCCTGGACCGCGCGGCCAGGGCCGGCGACGTCCATGACGTGAAGCGCGCCCTCCAGGACCTCCTCCCCGCGTACACCCCGTCGAAGATGCCGGGGCCCGTGGCCAAGGTGCTGCCCGCCTTCCCGGCGGTGAAGGCGTCCACCGCGGAGCAGAACGTCAGCGCCTGA
- a CDS encoding GNAT family N-acetyltransferase, translating into MFHVPLIVRAIEGTSYRDAISPYGFPGGELDGLSEVPAPAVDWRATELVSIFVRERVQGPHCFSGGTARNEVFFVDPCRPLTLREMHRRHLRRNARLGFVSTVRACRDAPPEEREGFRDVYRQTMVRDQASHRYFFSDAYFEELFASPVAWLATTRAPDGTVASAALVVQSDGLLHYYLGGTADAHLARSPAKNVFGEMIALGTRLGLPLHLGGGLTPGDGLEDFKRGFANASGRLHTHEIICDAAAYAALAEGRPASSFFPAYRAPHTP; encoded by the coding sequence ATGTTTCACGTGCCACTCATCGTGCGAGCGATTGAGGGCACGAGCTATCGCGACGCCATTTCCCCGTATGGCTTTCCGGGCGGTGAGCTGGACGGGTTGAGCGAGGTGCCGGCACCCGCGGTGGATTGGCGGGCCACGGAGCTGGTCAGCATCTTCGTGAGGGAGCGGGTCCAGGGACCGCACTGCTTCTCGGGTGGTACGGCGCGCAACGAGGTCTTCTTCGTGGACCCGTGCCGCCCGCTCACACTGCGGGAGATGCACCGCCGGCACCTGCGGCGGAACGCCCGGCTGGGCTTCGTGAGCACCGTGCGTGCGTGCCGGGACGCGCCGCCCGAGGAGCGCGAGGGCTTCCGGGACGTGTACCGGCAGACCATGGTCCGGGACCAGGCAAGCCACCGGTACTTCTTCTCGGACGCGTACTTCGAAGAGCTGTTCGCGTCCCCGGTGGCCTGGCTCGCGACGACGCGTGCGCCGGACGGCACCGTCGCCTCCGCGGCCCTGGTCGTCCAGAGCGACGGCCTGCTGCACTACTACCTGGGTGGAACGGCGGATGCCCACCTGGCGCGCTCGCCCGCGAAGAACGTCTTCGGCGAGATGATCGCCCTGGGCACGCGGCTGGGGCTTCCCCTCCACCTGGGGGGCGGCCTCACGCCGGGGGACGGGCTGGAGGACTTCAAGCGCGGCTTCGCCAACGCCAGCGGGCGCCTCCACACGCATGAAATCATCTGCGACGCGGCCGCGTACGCCGCGCTGGCGGAGGGCCGTCCCGCGAGCAGCTTCTTTCCGGCCTACCGCGCGCCGCACACGCCATGA
- a CDS encoding aminotransferase class I/II-fold pyridoxal phosphate-dependent enzyme: MPSRIYLSSPHMGTLERGYVDDAFASNWIAPLGPHVDAFQEEFARCVGTPHALALSSGTAALHLALQLVGVGPGDDVLVSTLTFSASVNPIRYLGASPVFIDSERTSWNMDPALLEEELSMRARVGRLPRAVVVVHLYGQSADLDPIMAACDRYGVPVVEDAAEALGSTYKGRAPGTVGRVGIYSFNGNKILTTSGGGMLVSADGELVQHALKLATQARDAAPHYQHSEIGYNYRLSNVLAGIGRGQLHVLEDRVAARRANHAFYAEAFRDLPGIAFMPEAPWGRHTRWLTTLTIDPEAFGADREAVRVALERENIEARPVWKPMHLQPVFATFERRRGGVAEDLFRHGLCLPSGSNLTRQELERVVEVVRDVPRRQGLRTAG, encoded by the coding sequence ATGCCCTCCCGCATCTACCTGTCCTCGCCCCACATGGGCACGCTCGAGCGCGGCTACGTCGACGACGCGTTCGCGAGCAACTGGATTGCCCCCCTGGGGCCCCACGTCGATGCCTTCCAGGAGGAGTTCGCCCGCTGCGTGGGGACCCCGCACGCGCTGGCCTTGAGCTCCGGCACGGCCGCGCTCCACCTGGCGCTCCAGCTGGTGGGCGTGGGTCCTGGCGACGACGTGCTGGTGAGCACGCTCACCTTCTCCGCGTCGGTGAACCCCATCCGCTACCTGGGCGCGTCCCCCGTCTTCATCGACAGCGAGCGCACGTCCTGGAACATGGACCCCGCGCTGCTGGAGGAGGAGCTGTCCATGCGCGCGCGCGTGGGCCGGCTGCCCCGCGCCGTGGTGGTGGTGCACCTGTATGGCCAGAGCGCGGACCTGGATCCCATCATGGCCGCCTGCGACCGCTACGGCGTGCCCGTGGTGGAGGACGCGGCGGAGGCGCTGGGCAGCACGTACAAGGGGCGGGCCCCCGGCACGGTGGGCCGCGTGGGCATCTATTCGTTCAACGGCAATAAAATCCTCACCACGTCCGGCGGCGGGATGCTGGTGTCCGCGGACGGCGAGCTGGTCCAGCACGCGCTCAAGCTGGCCACGCAGGCGCGCGACGCGGCGCCGCACTACCAGCACTCGGAGATTGGCTACAACTACCGGCTCAGCAACGTGCTGGCCGGCATTGGCCGGGGGCAGCTGCACGTGCTGGAGGACCGGGTGGCCGCGCGCCGCGCGAACCACGCGTTCTACGCGGAGGCCTTCCGGGACCTGCCGGGCATCGCGTTCATGCCCGAGGCGCCGTGGGGCCGGCACACGCGCTGGCTCACCACCCTCACCATCGACCCGGAGGCGTTCGGCGCGGACCGGGAGGCGGTGAGAGTCGCGCTGGAGCGGGAGAACATCGAGGCGCGGCCGGTGTGGAAGCCCATGCACCTGCAGCCCGTCTTCGCGACCTTCGAGCGGCGGCGCGGCGGCGTGGCGGAAGACCTGTTCCGCCACGGCCTGTGCCTGCCGTCCGGCTCCAACCTCACACGCCAGGAACTCGAGCGGGTGGTGGAGGTGGTCCGCGACGTCCCCCGGAGGCAGGGGCTGCGGACGGCGGGCTGA
- a CDS encoding sugar transferase yields the protein MQRQTGTGLFLKRCIDVVAAGVGLLCLAPVMAATGLFVRVTMGSPVLFRQARPGRKGKLFTVLKFRTMLEATDAAGQALPDEERLTWAGRLLRSTSLDELPQLWNVLKGDMSLVGPRPLLVEYLPRYSEEQARRHDVLPGVTGWAQINGRNALGWDERFRLDVWYVDHWSLALDAKVLALTVVRVLQRQGISFTSEATLNKFMGNPPPESNVVPLRQQEAGAVSPPSAAPASGGRRGPPPPPARVPGV from the coding sequence ATGCAAAGACAGACAGGAACCGGGTTGTTCCTCAAGCGGTGCATCGACGTGGTGGCTGCGGGGGTGGGCTTGCTATGCCTTGCCCCGGTGATGGCCGCCACGGGACTGTTCGTCCGGGTGACGATGGGCAGCCCCGTCCTCTTCCGGCAGGCGCGGCCGGGCAGGAAGGGCAAGCTGTTCACCGTCCTCAAGTTCCGCACGATGCTGGAGGCCACGGACGCGGCCGGGCAGGCGCTGCCGGACGAGGAGCGCCTCACCTGGGCCGGCCGCCTCCTGCGCTCCACCAGCCTGGATGAGCTGCCGCAGCTGTGGAACGTGCTCAAGGGCGACATGAGCCTCGTGGGGCCGCGCCCGCTGCTGGTGGAGTACCTGCCGCGCTACAGCGAGGAGCAGGCGCGCCGCCACGACGTGCTGCCCGGCGTCACCGGCTGGGCGCAAATCAATGGCCGCAACGCGCTCGGCTGGGACGAGCGCTTCCGGCTGGACGTCTGGTACGTGGACCACTGGAGTCTGGCGCTGGACGCGAAGGTGCTGGCGCTGACGGTGGTGCGCGTGCTCCAGCGCCAGGGCATCTCCTTCACGAGCGAGGCCACCCTGAACAAGTTCATGGGCAACCCGCCGCCGGAGTCCAACGTCGTGCCGCTCCGGCAGCAGGAGGCCGGCGCCGTCAGCCCGCCGTCCGCAGCCCCTGCCTCCGGGGGACGTCGCGGACCACCTCCACCACCCGCTCGAGTTCCTGGCGTGTGA